A DNA window from Allokutzneria albata contains the following coding sequences:
- a CDS encoding MarR family winged helix-turn-helix transcriptional regulator: protein MSDTRWLDADEQSTWRALVSVLGRLNEQLDRQLQRDTGIPLTYYEILVRLSETPGRELRMSELAEQSEYSRSRLSHAVSKLEKLGWVRRKSCPTDKRGQLAELTDEGMASLVAAAPGHVSEVRKLVFDPLSQREMELLGEICDKLRGSWDTSGCPEDATP, encoded by the coding sequence ATGAGTGACACGCGGTGGCTGGACGCCGACGAACAGAGCACGTGGCGGGCGTTGGTCTCCGTGCTGGGCAGGCTCAACGAGCAGCTCGACCGGCAGCTCCAGCGCGACACCGGGATCCCGCTGACCTACTACGAGATCCTGGTCCGGCTCTCCGAGACCCCCGGCCGCGAGCTGCGGATGAGCGAGCTGGCCGAGCAGTCGGAGTACTCGCGAAGCCGGCTCTCGCACGCGGTGTCGAAGCTGGAGAAGCTGGGCTGGGTGCGCCGCAAGTCCTGCCCGACGGACAAACGGGGCCAGCTCGCCGAACTGACCGACGAGGGGATGGCGAGCCTGGTGGCCGCGGCGCCCGGGCACGTCTCCGAGGTCCGCAAGCTCGTCTTCGACCCGCTGAGCCAGCGCGAGATGGAACTGCTCGGCGAGATCTGCGACAAGCTCCGCGGCTCCTGGGACACTTCAGGCTGCCCTGAAGACGCCACTCCATAG
- a CDS encoding GNAT family N-acetyltransferase, whose translation MDIRRAGPDDWEQYRDIRLAALAEAPYAFGSTLAREQPFTETQWRDRLSRGATFLGYLSGTACALASGTSSHELVSVWAAPSARGTGLAAAVVEAVLAWAAPSPMTMWVAEDNTAAIRFYVRLGFSFTGDRAPLPSDPSRHELSMRRSPPASS comes from the coding sequence GTGGACATCCGCCGCGCCGGGCCCGACGACTGGGAGCAGTACCGCGACATCCGCCTCGCCGCCCTGGCCGAGGCGCCGTACGCGTTCGGCTCCACCCTGGCGCGCGAGCAGCCGTTCACCGAAACCCAGTGGCGCGACCGGCTTTCCCGCGGCGCGACCTTCCTCGGTTACCTGTCCGGCACCGCGTGCGCCCTCGCGTCCGGCACGTCCTCCCATGAGCTCGTTTCCGTTTGGGCCGCCCCCTCCGCCCGCGGCACCGGCCTCGCCGCCGCGGTGGTCGAGGCCGTCCTGGCGTGGGCCGCCCCGTCCCCGATGACCATGTGGGTCGCCGAGGACAACACCGCGGCCATCCGCTTCTACGTCCGTCTGGGTTTCTCTTTCACCGGCGACCGCGCGCCGCTGCCGAGCGACCCCTCCCGCCACGAACTCTCCATGCGCCGATCTCCTCCGGCTTCGTCCTGA
- a CDS encoding DUF4232 domain-containing protein, producing MSSSLRRGLVSAAAVATACGAALALAAPAQASPIGAAQCGAKDLTVTARYNDAGMGKAYWRVEFASAGTTCTLQGTPTDLLFTDAKGRALNLEQEKATPVEAPAVTVAPGKPAHVLVRTRLEGERVPAAKLLLTLPNSKDRVETAWPEPIAGPVGVTEVRTGE from the coding sequence ATGTCTTCCAGCCTTCGCCGCGGCCTGGTGTCCGCAGCGGCCGTCGCCACCGCCTGTGGCGCCGCCCTGGCCCTGGCCGCGCCCGCCCAGGCCTCCCCGATCGGGGCGGCGCAGTGCGGCGCGAAGGACCTGACCGTTACCGCCCGTTACAACGACGCGGGTATGGGCAAGGCCTACTGGCGGGTGGAGTTCGCCTCGGCCGGCACCACCTGCACCCTCCAGGGCACCCCCACCGACCTGCTGTTCACCGACGCGAAGGGCCGGGCGCTGAACCTGGAGCAGGAGAAGGCCACCCCGGTGGAGGCCCCCGCGGTGACCGTGGCCCCGGGCAAGCCCGCGCACGTGCTGGTGCGCACCCGCCTCGAAGGCGAGCGCGTGCCCGCGGCGAAGCTGCTGCTCACGCTGCCCAACAGCAAGGACCGCGTGGAGACCGCGTGGCCCGAGCCGATCGCGGGCCCCGTCGGCGTGACCGAGGTCCGCACCGGCGAGTGA
- a CDS encoding YceI family protein: protein MSTALQIPGYVAGTWAVDPVHSSVEFSVRHMMVSKVRGRFTQFSGTLVTAENPLESSVTAEIDLDSIDTSNQQRDAHIRSKDFFDVETFPTMSYRSTGLRAEGENFVVSGELTLHGVTREVPLALELNGFGPDAYGGTRAGFSATATISRNDFGIDIAMPMDGGGVVVGDKVQIFLEIQVVLQES, encoded by the coding sequence ATGAGCACCGCACTCCAGATCCCCGGTTACGTCGCTGGCACCTGGGCCGTTGACCCGGTGCACTCCAGCGTCGAGTTCAGCGTCCGGCACATGATGGTCAGCAAGGTCCGCGGCCGGTTCACCCAGTTCTCCGGCACCCTGGTCACCGCGGAGAACCCGCTGGAGTCCAGCGTCACCGCCGAGATCGACCTCGACTCGATCGACACCAGCAACCAGCAGCGCGACGCGCACATCCGCTCGAAGGACTTCTTCGACGTCGAGACCTTCCCGACCATGAGCTACCGCTCCACCGGCCTGCGCGCCGAAGGCGAGAACTTCGTGGTCTCCGGCGAGCTGACGCTGCACGGGGTGACCCGCGAGGTCCCGCTGGCCCTGGAGCTCAACGGCTTCGGCCCGGACGCCTACGGCGGCACCCGCGCCGGGTTCTCCGCGACCGCGACCATCAGCCGCAACGACTTCGGCATCGACATCGCCATGCCGATGGACGGCGGCGGCGTCGTGGTCGGCGACAAGGTGCAGATCTTCCTGGAGATCCAGGTCGTGCTGCAGGAGAGTTGA